The Sediminispirochaeta smaragdinae DSM 11293 genome has a segment encoding these proteins:
- a CDS encoding ABC transporter permease encodes MALSVGKRIRRDRMLYLMFLLPALYFIIFHYIPIWGARLAFQEFNFFGANRWVRLENFRILFSSPVFGRVFLNTVIISFMKLIFNFPAPIILALLLLEIRNGRFRKIVQSLVYLPHFLSWVVIAGIFISMLSLKDGLVNQLLERFGVAPVAFLTSHRHIRWVLVFSEMWRSVGWDSILYVAAILEIPEELYDAAAIDGCGRFQKMTKITLPAIFPTMITVFILNLGFFMNAGFDQVFNLMNDSVISVVDIIDTYVYRVGLIQGEFSLGTAAGLFKGVIGLALIYGTHRTSKKLTGEGLW; translated from the coding sequence ATGGCCCTGAGTGTCGGAAAACGAATTCGCCGGGACAGGATGCTCTATCTTATGTTTCTGCTCCCAGCACTCTATTTCATCATATTCCACTATATCCCCATCTGGGGAGCCCGGCTTGCCTTTCAGGAGTTCAACTTCTTTGGCGCAAATCGTTGGGTGAGGCTTGAAAATTTTCGCATACTCTTCAGCTCTCCGGTATTCGGCCGAGTGTTCCTCAATACGGTGATCATCAGTTTCATGAAATTGATCTTCAATTTCCCCGCTCCCATCATCCTGGCCTTGCTGCTGTTGGAGATCCGCAACGGACGCTTTCGGAAGATCGTCCAGTCTCTGGTCTACCTTCCCCACTTTCTCTCCTGGGTTGTCATCGCCGGAATCTTTATCTCCATGCTTTCCCTCAAGGACGGCCTGGTAAACCAGCTGCTCGAACGATTCGGTGTGGCCCCTGTCGCCTTTCTGACGAGTCACCGTCATATTCGCTGGGTCCTTGTTTTTTCCGAGATGTGGAGAAGTGTCGGCTGGGACTCGATCCTCTATGTTGCCGCCATCCTGGAGATCCCCGAGGAGCTTTACGATGCTGCGGCCATCGACGGCTGTGGCAGGTTCCAGAAGATGACCAAGATAACCTTGCCGGCAATTTTCCCCACCATGATCACCGTCTTTATCCTGAACCTTGGTTTCTTTATGAATGCCGGCTTCGACCAGGTCTTCAACCTCATGAACGATTCGGTGATCAGCGTGGTGGATATCATCGATACCTACGTCTACCGCGTCGGCCTCATACAGGGGGAGTTTTCCCTGGGAACCGCAGCCGGCTTGTTCAAGGGCGTCATCGGTCTTGCCTTGATATACGGAACCCACCGGACCAGTAAAAAACTGACAGGGGAGGGCTTATGGTAG